From Mobula hypostoma chromosome 3, sMobHyp1.1, whole genome shotgun sequence:
gtttagAACTGCAACCGTAGAAATCTGTCTTCTGCCTTTGAAGCAACGCAAAACATCATTTATTCAACTTATATTTCGGGGGGGGGGCTCAAAACCGTCAAGAACGTCGATCACTTTTTTGGACTAAACAGTGTTATCTACATCTAATAAGGTCATGTTCTTTAAAAATTTTCTTTAACGATTTAAGGGTAACCCATCAGCAATTTAAGTAGGAAAGTGATCAGTTATGCTTGATTTCATTACAGGTAATAGAATACTTTCTTTTAACCACAAATTAGTTGGGCATGCTGGCGAGTAGTGCACTAGAGTTGACAGAAAGAATTTGCAAGAGTAATCGATCCAAAACatgttttcttctctctctctctctctctctctctctctcgctctctctctgttaTCGTCTACGAGTTACTGATTAAAAAGTAGAATGAAAGGTTGGGAAGCCTGATGGTGCAAAGTTGTCGTGCTTGCTACACTTTCAATGTTTGTGGAATGAATATAATGTCTGAATAGTGAGGAAATGCACGCAGATTGCAAAGCACAAATAAGATTCTGGACGCAGAGAAAGTTAAATAGATATATTTTATTTAGTAAAACACGCGTTGATCGTTAGTCGGATAGGAAAAGGAAGATGAGCTTTATTCCCTCAGAGCAAGGGTACATCAGTTAATTACGTTTGACGTATTTTATATTCTGCCCCACTACCATCGCAAATGTTTTCACTTAAAAGGACAATTCTTACGTTTAAGAGCTGCGTTATCTACTGTGGTCATTTTTAAATGATCACTACCTCCAGCCGCGGTTTTAATCAATTAATCTGTTAACAAACAGTTTTCTTCAAGAAAGCGAGGGCCAATTAAATCGAGCAATGTTACACTCTAAAAGTACGATTGCAAAGGAACACTGTGCACTTACCGCGGACCAGTTTGGGCTGCCTTTAATTTTGAGTTCTTCATGGCGGTGCTAGCACACAGATGCATATATGGGCTGACTGTTTGTAAGTAACGCTGGCATGGGGTCTGCGGCAAACTGAGCTCAATCAATACCCAGTGCACTCACATGCCAGATGGTTTGTAGAGAACCAAATCAAACATTTCAGATCGACCCACAACCACTCATTTTGTTTTTGACTTTAAGGCATTCTTTTCTAACGCTGGTCTCAGAGCTGTTAACGCTCaaatcagatttttaaaaaacacaattgaAACAAAGTGTAATAAGAAAATTTGCAAAAATAAAACTCATTAAATCAAGATTTAAAATGTGTGGTAGTCAGATTTCGATTAAGGTATCCTATGCGATGCAACTAAGGCCTGTAGTGAATGTGGACATTAATCAGTCCAATGGCGAGTTTACcaagaagcatttcactgtatctaaAATGTGGTTAGGTAATGGTTAATTCTTTATTTactttaatatttaaaaaaaacagatagtAAGATGGTTCCACCAACAATATTACTGTTCTGTAGCATTTAGCCTGTTTGACTGAATCAACACACCTgctgaaggggctcggcccgacacatcgactgtacccttttccatagatgctgcctagcctgctgagttcctccagcgttttgtgtgtgtgtttcttggatttccagcatctgcagattttctctcgtttgcaCCTGAGATACTAAGTTTCCCTTTTAGATGTTAATTAACTTGCTATTTATTCCCCAGCACTTCttgatttttttcttccttcaGGCATCGCTATTTACCGATTATTCCTTGCTAAATATTCCACTGTTCGACAGTTATTTTTACATTAAACCGGGGTCGATTTAAAAGTTATATTAACCaagacacaagggattctgcagatgctggaaatccagagccacgcacacacagtgctggagtaACTCTGCAGGTTGGGCAGCGTCCGTGGAGGGGAATTGATCAGGGCTCTTATCATGAAGCGTCCGAAACGTCGGCTGTGTGttcccctctgcagatgctgcctgacctctgaattcctccagcatttttgcgtGTGTATTAATCAAGGCACTGTCCCGAAACAATTCAGCGGGGTTGGTAATTTATCGTTAAACCCACAGCCCCTATTTACATTTAATGGAATGATTATTTAAACAAATCCAACTTTATTGGCTACATGCTAATTCTTTTGAATCAGGTCGAATGTCATTGGCACACTATATGTCGTGAAATAAAtcgttttgcggcagcagtacattgtaataaataatttaaaatatataaattacaataagatatatctatataaattaaataagcagtgtaaaAAGAAAAATAGTGTGGTAGAGTACATGGGtttactgtccattcagaaatctgatggctgtgaggaagaagccatttctaaaatattgagtttgtgacttcaggctcctgtacctcctcctttacgGTCGCAATCAGAAGCGGGGATATCCTGGGTGACGGGATTCTTTAACGACAGACACCGCCTTTTCCACTTCAAATCAAAGAACCCTCACAACTATGCATATAAAGCTATgttacaaataataaaaatacagaTAATTCTCGCATTATTATAATtattgctgtatttttttttctcagctcaagttgGTAAAACCTGAGATACGGGCATAGCTAAGCACACTcacttctcaattgctaggaactttcggactattctagtggtgttttgcattgtggctttctgaagaattcatagatattgctgtgtagccctaattgtttaatgtggTGTAGAGTAGTGACTTTGGGattataccagttgtagatattaacATTGGGAtattgtattattattattattattttacagaAATTATACAGCAAGTTGGGTGCTCAGGTTAAACGCGTCGGAAACCTCTTTATGTTGGCAGTGCTGACTTTTTCATTCCAGTCTATCGGACCGCGCTCTGTCCGGAGACGCTGTGCTTAAAGTACAGTGAGAGAGGCGGGGGGAAGAGattgagattgtgtgtgtgtgtgtgtgtgtgtgtgtgtgtgtgtgagagagagagagagagagagagagagagagagagagagagagagagagagagagagagagagagagagagagagagagagagagagagagagagagagagagagagagagagagagaggaagaggatgcAGGAGTGTGAATAGATGTAAGGTGGGTAATTAGGAAAACAAATGAGACATTGTGACGAAAGGGAAAGGAGGGAATACAGACACGGAGATGGGAATGGATAATGAGAGGGTTAAAGCGTAGAGATAGAATGGAAAACGGACAGTAAAACGAGAAAATGCACGCATGTTATTATAGACGCTCTGTATAGAATACAGACTGTGAAAAAAGTGAAGAGGGAATTGAGAAGAAATGCATCGAAATTGAGAGAGAGTTCGTGGTGGAGGCTCTTTGAAATCAGAGAGGGTATGATGGTGAAGAGAACAGAAATACAGTGAATGAGAAAGAGGAAAtcagagagatggagaggaaagGCGTGGGGAAAGGACTCAAAATATGTTAAAAGGTGGTAAACAAAGAGTATCGAAATAAGCAACTCTGAGTGAGAAAAAACGACACGGCTTTTGAAAATAAGTTGTTCGGTTAGAGAGGATAATCTTTTAACTTTTAGCGTAACGATAATTACCACTCAGCATCTAATTGTTTCCGCCGTTGAAAGGCCACGATTAACAAACAAAATTCCTCGGTGACAGACTGAAGACATGAAATGTGGGTGGGCTTATATAATGAAACAGATCTAAGTTTTTACCCCGCCTAACCACAGAAGCATTTGTATAAACAGCACACTGGCACAGCTAATAAACTGCAACTGTGGGGTTCATTATAAAAAGTTAGTCTGTCGAAATGTCTTCTCTTCTATAGCACGTGATTTTTAAGTAAGTCCAAACCCGGTGACTGACGGCCACCGTACAACAAGCGGTACTGAAATCTTTTTCAGAGCAGAGAAATTGTTCGATTGCTTCGGATCAGTCCTCTGAACGGAACAGGTACTCCTTACAACTTCCCCAGTTTCTTATAAGTTTGCCAGCAGCTGATAGTCAGGGGAGGGATATTTATCCGTCAGACCCCGCTGCTCTTTGATAGACGATCAAAAGAAACTAGGTCACGCATTTCAAGCACTTTTCCAGCCCCTGTCCTTAATTACTGCCCCTCAAACAATGGACACATCTGCGCAACCAGCCCACCTTCCCTGCAAAGTCAAAATCTAGAGCAGAACGGATAAATGAGGATACTCTGCTACGTTTTGTACTAaacctatatttaaaaattaaacaaaCTAACATAATACATTAAAATCAATTCAAATAACACCGATACTAATCCGATTCAcccaaactatggactcactttcaaggagtctacaactcattggtctcgatatttattacttatttatttattatcattttgatttttttttctgtctatttttgtatttgcacagttggctgtcttttgcacactgattgcttgtctgtctttgttatgtgtagattttcatagattatgttcttttttttaatgtactgtgaatgcctgcaagaaaatgaatctcaggctggtatgtggtgatatataagtacagtactttgaacttcgaacattTTAAAATTGCTATTTTCTCTTAATCATAGTTGTgcataaatgtaaaaaaaatctgattttaTATTTACAAAACAAATTATAAAATTTTATTATACGGCATTCGCTTATTTTTCGAGACTAGTCTAGACTTGCAGATTATCAGTAAAAAGTTACTTCGTAATTTAGAGTTGATCTGACATCTCATTCTAATTCATTCATGCCTCATATCTGGACCAAAATGCTCTTCTAAAAGATGTTTTCTGCATGacagcaacacataaaataaaaAAAGATCAAAACCAGACCTGTGACCTCTACAATAAATAGCAACGGTCaactcaaacacaagagattctgcagatgttggaaacctacacgcacacacaaaatgttggaggaacttagcagatcaggtagAATTTATgtcgaggaataaacagtcgacatttcgaggcgagacccttcatcagggctgaacaCGAAACGGTCaacatgttttattttaaatcagAAAACTTATTGAGTATATTTGCTTAACATTTCGCGGCGAGTTGTCAGTCCGAACACTGGAAATAAACGATTTGTCTGCATTGATTCCTTGGAGCTGTGGTGCGCCGTGTTGTCTGCAGACATTATTAAAATAGTTTTCTATATATTTGCAATACAGAAAGAAATTATTCATCTACTAAgtaagacaaaatgctggaaaacgcaGAGATTGCTTTGGAACTGCGCTCTGGTATAAAGTTGAAGTCCACACTCGACTAAAAGTAATCAATctaagctttaaaaaaaacagggGAACATTGCATTAAATTGAATTAACTGTGATGTTCTTTTTTTTGGTTTAACATGCATATTTCCGAAAGGAGAGATATCTGTTTGACCATCTCGGATTGCACCGAAATTAGAAGCCGCAAATATATGTCTACGCTTCTAAATGTTGATCAAAATATTTTTCAGcagaattaaatatgtagtgaCAAATCTTAATACATGGGTTTTGCCTTGCATTTGAATGACTTGACTGAATATAACTTCAATTGCAACAAATGTCagtttaaacaaaataaatttgtgacttaaaaaataaacaatactTGGTTTAGAATCTCAAAAATTATTTCGAATTAGATGACTTGCTTGATCGGTAGGAAAACAACTCTTGGAAGAGAATAAGAAAACACTGACTTACTTAGAACCCGGAAGTTAATATTGCTTGGGAAAAAATGCTAAGGTCGTTGGCGCGGTGATGCGGGCTCCTGTGGAAGGCTGTGGTGTTGGTGTTGgggtagggagggagggggcagggggtgtgGATTTGTTGTGAGTGGGGGGGGAGGTTGCTGAGGGGGTGGAAGGGCGAGAGGCAGATTGTACACACCCGTCAATCTAACCTGATAACGGACATCCCGCCCCCTGACGCCACTATTGGATAACCAACCTTCAGCTCTTTCCACACAGGCGGATTAAAGAGGACGCGAGAGCCTCTCATACGGTCTGGACCGGTGTCCGTCACGAACACCCGCCACCCTTTACGTTAAGCAGTGTAGGTTGAACCCAGCAGCGAATGCGTCTAGGGCTGGCTCGGGCTGTCTAAACAGTCGACGTAGGAGGAGGAACGGGCTCGGACATGGCGAGAAAGAGTACTGACCCGCCTGAGAGTTATCGGTGATCTTTGCAACCCGTGAGGCcttaacatttttattttttcttttctctttcgaCATATATGTGTgtttatatgtatgtgtgtgtgtatatactgtCATCTATACATGCATATATATGTAACAAGAAAATCCCTTGATTTACCAAgccaaaagggaaaaaaaacattatagtCGTTAATGGACTGAATGAACAACACGTATAGATGTATAGCCAAAGAGGTATATGCCATGAACCCGGAGATTACAATGGACAGCATTGGGAATTTGCATGGTGGATTAAGCCATGAGCAATCCACGGGCGATCTAATGGACAGCCAGCAGCGGCAGGCAGTTTCAGCGGCCCATCGGGAACTGACGACCAGATCTGCAATGGTATCCAGCATGGCTTCCATCCTGGACGGGACTGGGGACTACCGGCCGGAGCTCTCTATCCCGCTGCACCCGGCAATGAGCATGTCGTGCGAGTCTCCGCCTGGCATGGGGATGAGCAGCACCTATACGACACTCACACCACTCCAGCCCCTGCCTCCCATATCCACCGTCTCGGATAAGTTCCACCACCCGCAccatcatcaccaccaccaccaccatcaccaccaccagcGACTCGCGGGCAACGTGAGCGGGAGCTTCACCCTGATGCGGGACGAGAGGGGGTTGCCGGCTGCCATGAACAATCTCTACAGCCCGTACCACAAGGACATGCCCGGGATGCCTCAGAACCTCTCTCCTCTGTCCAGCAACCCCCTTGGCAACGGTCTGGCTTCCATCCACAACAGCCACCAGGGCATCCAGGGCTACGGGTCCAACGGCCACGACAAGATGCTCAGCCCGAACTTCGAAGCCCACCCGGCCATGCTGGGCAGAGGTGAGCAGCATCTGTCTCGGGGTCTTGGCGCTCCGTCGGCGGGAATGATGCCGCATTTGAACGGCatgcatcaccatcaccaccacggCCACTCAAGTCACCACCAGTCCCACGGGCCCGTGCTGGCTTCCAGCCGCGATCGGCCTCCGTCCTCCTCCGGCTCGCAGACCACCAGTTCGGGGCAGCTGGAAGAAATTAACACCAAAGAAGTAGCACAAAGGATCACGGCGGAACTCAAACGCTACAGCATACCGCAGGCaatcttcgctcagagggtgctGTGCCGTTCGCAGGGAACCCTCTCTGACCTTTTAAGAAACCCCAAGCCTTGGAGTAAACTTAAATCGGGACGGGAGACCTTCAGGCGGATGTGGAAATGGCTGCAGGAGCCCGAGTTCCAGAGAATGTCAGCCTTAAGGCTCGCAGGTAAACCTGGGGGGTGATGCATGTACACTGAGAGATTTGTTGAGAAGCAACAAAAATGTCGTTGTTATTGGAGCCACGCTGCCTTTCATTGACAAGGGGGCAACCGCCTTTCTTTGTGATTAGCGGCAACCATACCAGCTTTGTACGAAGGACCATTCAATCcccatctcttccccccccccactttcagtTTCCCCACTATAACCACCGCAGAACTCGTCGGGGTTTCTCCTGGGTCGCACAATAGCTCTGCGATGAGACTATCCAATATTCCCCTTAACGAAACGACACACCCACAATAGTAACGTGGCCAGGCATCAGCATCTGATTACCATTCAATTAATGCCGGgcttaaatgcattttttttattGGACGCTAAACAAATTCGCAGTTTCACTCCCTGAATCAATGCCTTCTGCCGGCCTGTATCTGGACCAGTATAGCCTCCTTTGTAATACCGCAGTCTTTATTCCTATTATTAACGTTAACTTCAGCCCCGTTTTAGAGAACCGCCAGGATTAAATTTTGTAAGGACTTTAGTCGGACCATTGTTATCTGCCCTTGCTTGCTGCCAGCTTCGAACTGGACTTAAAGCAACCCGACCGATTTGTATTAAGTGCGCGGCATCTAGCCGGTTCTCAAATGCGATGGTTTTTCTGAAATGTAATTGCTTTTAAGCAGAATTGGTGCTACTCGCTGGCAAGTGCAGTGTTTGGTCTTTAATACGTAATCAGGAACTGGCTGGAATATCCTTAACGGATAGCGGCCACTGAGTGTCAGGCACTGAGCTCGTTTGCATGTATTCACTCAGATAGTTGGGTACATAAGTAAACGGTCGTTTTGTGGTGGGTGCCAGCCCATTCTGCTCTGGATAAACAGGCTTCGATGCCTTTTTGGTCATGGGTGGAACTGCTTTACCGCCCCCTTGCGGCTGCTTCGGCCGCTCAGCCCGAGCTAATTCCTATTGTgtaggtcattggctgcagttaACAACCACTTAATATTATGTAATTAAATTGTGCATGTTGAAGATTATTCGTCGCATTGTTCTAAAATCTTTTATTcccactacatgcattttgagaTGTTTGCTCTTCAAAACGATTGAAAGTAATTGCTAATCACTTTGACAGGGCTGCTGTCAATCAATTAATTTTATTCAGGCTGAAATATTTTTGTGCTCTCTACATGAATAAGTATGCCGCCAAAACTGATAATTTAACCTTCGCAACCTGAAAGGACAATGGGATGAACTTCTAACGCAAGGCTTAGCTAGATTCGTAGACTCCACTACCTGTCTTGatcttaaaaataaatataaagatttagaAAATGCTTCTTTTGCATGGGGCATTCAGTGATACATAAGTAAATTGCActgtaaatgaaagaaaaatacatcACGGAGCTGTACAATTTTTGACAGCGGAATATAAACTTTATGTTGCGTCCATTTTATGTGATATATTACCACCATTTACTATAAACAGTGTTTGTTTTCATCGCTGATGTCAATGCACGTTTAAACAAATCAGGGACGTAAACCAAGGTCACGTGGGGTAATTGTTGTAATTACACTTCCTATTAAACTTGGCTTTTCTATTCACTTAATGGCAAGAAGTCCTGTATATCCCCACACGCCCAGTCTGAGAAACGCGGTGCTTATCTGTCGCAATTGTTTCATTTTGCCAGCATTCTTTTTCTGCAATCTACGTTTACAATTTCAGTTTTCACTCTGCTTCCCAATTGATTAGGACCCATATTTTTTAACTACAAGCAATTTAATAAGGTTTTCATTTACGGTTTTGTAaaatacaagtttttttttaatggcatAGGCATCGCCAAGCCAACAATCATGCTGAAGTATTTGAGATTATAAATCGTCAAATTAGCCGGTATAATAACATAACTAGAATTAAAATACATTCGATCGATAAATCAGCAAAGGCCTCTCTGAAAGCATTTGCAGCTATTAGCTTTTGAATTCAGCTACACTACTGACCTGAAAGATAGAAgcgatgttttttttttaaattgctttgAAATTGTAACCCGGTTTGATTGTGCATTATATTAAACCAGCTTGACCAAATGACATCGGAACGGAATAAAGATGGCTATAACTGCATCTTCAGGAATATGTGACTACCGAACATTATCAAGGCACAGTCAAAGCCGCAGAGCTCAATCACAAAGCTAAAATAAAACAGCGGCATTATTTTgtattgaatgtttttttttatttgtagtcGTACCAGATAAATTTCCTCCATCCGTCAGGTTCACGATCAATTCTCATTTGAATAATTGGACTGTTGATTGCACAGTTGATTTAGTGTATATAAACACCATGCAATTAAAAGAATAACCCTGCcagtaaaataaatattttacacCATATATTGTATATTTATCGAGGTCGTACATTACGGCATCGCTGCCGCAGAATGAAAAAGTTAAGAGGTTAGTACTGGGTATACCGCAACAGGATTCGGAAGATATAAATTCTAATAATTGCTCGTTAACTCGGGCTAAATATAGACccaagagaaagagacagagagagagatgaccAGAAAAGCAACAACATTTCATTCTGCGTCTGGGATCTGTACGAGTCCTCGCGAGAGTGGTGTTGCGAAAATATGAAGCGATTTTTTTTGTTAAGTATGTGCGATCGCTCGATGTTCGTCTCTATATCGCCCGGCGATATGATATGCTTACTGGCCGTGCTTTGAAAAGAATCAGAGAAGCCGCAAATATGAATTATTAATGAAAATCTCTGCATGACCGGTTGCTTACTGCAACGTCACTCTTGCTTTTGGTTTTAAGCAGAGGAAAATCTGGGGACTCGTTCGCCTGTGAAGCGGATAGCTTTGTCAATCAGTATCGGGCGACAGCTCCCAAATTGTTCAGATCGCCCAAATTGTAAGATTAAAAGAAATGAACATTATCCTGACGTATGGATATTCAAGAGAGTCCTGATGCGGAATCCATCTATAAAACCAATAAATTATCCACAATACTGACAGCAGTGCGATTCCTTTAATCCCGTCATCATTCCAACGGCTCGGATCAGTTGTGGGTTGTTGTTGGTGCAATTGGGAAATTAATAATTGAAACTCTCTCGCTTCTGGTGTTTGCCTCTGGCAACCCCTTGTGTGAAAGGGTTACACCTTATTAATGTTCACTAATGTAGAAAGATACCTCGGAACTGCGGCTTGGAGgaatgggggcggggggcgggggggtggaggACAACTGAAACAGTGCCATTTATTTTATCATAGCATTTCAATAAATGTGGTTATGTCACTTTATAAAAAAATCTGTGTATATGGACGTGGATCGATGAGGATAATCTTTAGAAGATTAAAAGGGCATTAATGCTGGCAACAATAACATAAACCTAAGGACCTGGTTAGACATTGATTTGGAATCTGATCCGGCTTATTCCAGTAACACTACTACAGTCTTCCCGGCACTGCCGTCCACATTATCATCTCTTTGTCTCCTCTACTTTGAGTGCCCTCCTCGCTACTGTTTTAACGACATTTAATTTGCACAGACCATGACAATGATGGTTCACTTAGGGTGATTTTTACAACAGAGTCTATTTTTTAATTGTCGGTTCATTTTGTTCTTCCTGTATTCCGACCAAACCTATAATAGCGCCATGGCCCAAACTTGCTAATGTGAATAGAGAACGATTTAAAGAGTTTAACTAAAACGTTAATGAAAGTATAgcattaataaaaataaaaatactggAAAATTAATTAATAAAAGTTCGCCGACATTTAATACATATACATTGCGGGTGACAGTGCATCCCAGTGACTGAACGCGCGGGTGACAGAGCACCCCAGTGACTGGGTGCGGATGACAGTGCACCCCAGCGACTGGGCGCGTGTGTGACAGTGCACCCCAGTAACTGAGAACGCGGGTGACAGAGCACCACAGTGACTGAGCGCACAGCTGACAGAGCACACCAGTGACTGGACGCGGTTGACAGTGCACCCCAGTGACAGGAGTGCGCGGATGACAGTACAGCCCAGTGACTAGGCGCGGATGACAGTGCAGTCCAGTGACTAGGCGCGGATGACAGTGCACCCCAGTGACTGGGCGCCCGTGTGACAGTGTACTCCGGTGACTGggcgcgggggtgggggggggatgtatTGCACAGGAGAAAGACTATTATCCGAAAACAATTCTTGAAGCTTCATTTTCCTGGCTCTATTTAAGGGCCCAAGTCAGTCTTAtcaaaagtcaacagtgaacaggATACGTGACACAATTTTGCACTTCACCCGAAATTAATTCATTTAAGATTTAATCGATGCCCACTTATTGTcgccaacaaaaaaaaactgacacgAAGATTGTATACGTGATCCTGTCTGAAACAAAAACTTAGCTGGACAGAAAACTGCACGTGTAGTGACGATTGTGATTTTGGTGACGAGAACACAATTAACGCAGAAAATTGCTATTCTAAACGATTGGATGGGCAGATTTTTTAAGCTCGCCCACTCGGCGCTCGTTAAACGTCTGCGCACGACGAAGGAAACTACATTCCAACATGCTGTGTCACTACAAATGTAAATGTGCTTTTGATGTGAAGGACTGCCGGCGAAAAGTTCTTGCGTTCGAGCGTTAATTAGGCTCTCTTCTGGGACGCATGATAAGCAACCGGCGGCATTTGTAAGTGATGGTTTGCAATCAGGGCGAGGGAACGTgcagtgggtggggaggggggttggaAAGAGGGTGAAGGTGGATGTGGCCTTCCACCATGTTACAGTTCCAGTCGGCAACTGCCGCCACATACCGGTTCGATTTACAAATGATGCAGAAGTCTTAGGAAACAGCGGAATGCATAATTACATTTATTTTCACAAATATTATAAAACTCATTGTTCTCCTGGTATTTGAGTATTTTTTTCTCTTAGATTCAGCTGGTTATAAACATTTGGATAAATTCAGCAAACCACATACGAACCTGAATGAGGCGAACATCGCAGCTTCAGCGTCTTTTAATTTAACTCTTCCTAGATTGTAACTTCAGCACCCAACCTGATTAATTG
This genomic window contains:
- the onecut2 gene encoding one cut domain family member 2, whose protein sequence is MNNTYRCIAKEVYAMNPEITMDSIGNLHGGLSHEQSTGDLMDSQQRQAVSAAHRELTTRSAMVSSMASILDGTGDYRPELSIPLHPAMSMSCESPPGMGMSSTYTTLTPLQPLPPISTVSDKFHHPHHHHHHHHHHHHQRLAGNVSGSFTLMRDERGLPAAMNNLYSPYHKDMPGMPQNLSPLSSNPLGNGLASIHNSHQGIQGYGSNGHDKMLSPNFEAHPAMLGRGEQHLSRGLGAPSAGMMPHLNGMHHHHHHGHSSHHQSHGPVLASSRDRPPSSSGSQTTSSGQLEEINTKEVAQRITAELKRYSIPQAIFAQRVLCRSQGTLSDLLRNPKPWSKLKSGRETFRRMWKWLQEPEFQRMSALRLAACKRKEQEQNKEKSNTPKKPRLVFTDLQRRTLFAIFKENKRPSKEMQITISQQLGLELSTVSNFFMNARRRSLDKWQDEAMSSPGASSSTSSTCTKA